The DNA segment TGAGAGTTAAAAGATACGCCGCTGAAAAAGTATGAGTTAcgacaataaatttaattaatttaatttcgtattataatgttacctaatttattatataagacTGTTAGGGTTCTAAtcacatagaaaaaaaatattagtaatgtttttaaatatattgatttaattgaaatattttttctagacaTATCGCACCCTTATAATTAAAGTGACttgacttaaaattatatattttctgatttttccTTTCAAAGCATGTCCTTATAGCCTTATGatgagaaaaagacaaaattatagaatagaaacagattCTCTCTTTCGTCGCGACCGTccaatttattgcattttatgatatttttaaatcttttttatttgtttcccgCAAAGCGTCTTGTTTGAGTTAGTTCACTTAGGTCTAAGGGTGCGATATATGTGTAGAGCactatttgtattgtaatatttaaataaaacaataaacattataaggctcattttatttctaaatctgTGACTTTTATATGTCAGATGTAGCTTCTAATCTTGTTAGACTTCAGCACTAGTTTGATTTCCATTTGTAACATTCTTATCTCCATCCAGTAATACTGTTCCATAAGTTTCATTTGCGTCGTatctgtaaattaattttgtcctatagttattatagttagtattataagtatgtaataatgaaatattatataaaaattatagttactACGATATACTCAGTAGCTCTTTTTTCAAAAtaccataaattataaatgagttAATTTAAAGGAACTACACTAACTAAGCTCAGACGCTTTTTTTACAAATCGATCTTCCTAGtccatgattttttatttttttatatcataaatagtTTACTTACTTTAATTCTAGCTTATTCCAGTCATCAGGACGATTTTCTTCCATGTATTGTATCATTAAATCCGCATTTTCTTTTTGTCTTTGTGTACATTTTTTGCAATCGTTTTGTGCCGCGTCTGGAAGGTTCTCTAGCGAAAACATATcacatatttgattttttttaacgcaAATATTTTATGGTTGACAAAGTAAACACACCTCACTAACCTttctttaaaacattacatttgCTGAGAATgacaataatttcaattattttgccAGTGTAAGAATTCGTAGAGATGCGGTGTAAATTTTGTTCATGGCATGAATGAACTGGCACCATTTGATCATAATTGTACGCCTGTcttattttatagcaataattAAATGAGGAGACGAAAATGCttctcgcctgatggttagccaTTAGCATTAGGTACgactgtccataaacagtagtaacaacTATAAAAGTGTGTCTATGGCAaacctatataaaattttgaaattacaaCGTATT comes from the Manduca sexta isolate Smith_Timp_Sample1 chromosome 16, JHU_Msex_v1.0, whole genome shotgun sequence genome and includes:
- the LOC115446276 gene encoding ejaculatory bulb-specific protein 3; the encoded protein is MKIFLCITIIIVQILLTYAEVNSTYTTEYDGFDIREVMRNERLLTSYVNCLLDKGPCTAEGKELKKNLPDAAQNDCKKCTQRQKENADLMIQYMEENRPDDWNKLELKYDANETYGTVLLDGDKNVTNGNQTSAEV